The Methanothrix soehngenii GP6 genome has a window encoding:
- a CDS encoding B12-binding domain-containing radical SAM protein — MAQFPGKRIVLTSDTTMMSSYHGGVMLGFAAIMPRATLPDWIFQNFFCPPVPALEDGSAATAPCGMRKVEAALLESGFSRDEVMVAHPLHLDRAIGPETRIVGITHDDPMGKIALREIEDIIRRGPPFNRSRFIELLSHPLIREHRPRVVLGGNGAWEVMGEKVDVDHIYLGEGESDFPEICRQIIRGENVPEVLRGSAVPGDKIPVNRGATIGGIVEIGRGCWRGCAFCSPTMRSVRHRPIENILKDVRVNLECGQEDIILHSEDVFSYGSKGTRPNEKKMTELVTEVKKLGPKTMDFSHLSLASVHSNQGLLREISKIVGIGSDQNHMSAWIGIETGSCRILKMHMPQKALPGETENWPQIVEDCYRLFDEESWLPVASLVLGLPGETAEDVIRTTELVESLKDYTGLMLPLFFTTIAETKLGGTRGFSKADALPEHWHLVGLCLEYNLKHLKKLHQLYKERMTAGPLVHAALTGVNLIADVALNKYLKRMKRGEPPN, encoded by the coding sequence ATGGCGCAATTTCCAGGGAAGAGAATCGTCCTCACCAGCGATACCACCATGATGAGCAGCTATCATGGAGGGGTGATGCTCGGCTTTGCTGCCATCATGCCCAGGGCAACCCTGCCCGATTGGATCTTCCAGAACTTCTTCTGCCCGCCAGTGCCGGCGTTGGAGGACGGATCGGCGGCAACTGCCCCCTGCGGCATGAGAAAGGTGGAAGCGGCACTCCTGGAGTCCGGATTCTCCAGGGATGAGGTGATGGTGGCCCATCCCCTTCACCTTGACCGGGCCATCGGACCGGAGACCAGGATCGTGGGGATAACCCATGATGACCCCATGGGAAAGATCGCCCTCCGGGAAATAGAGGATATCATCCGCCGCGGCCCGCCCTTCAACCGCTCTCGGTTCATCGAGCTTTTAAGTCACCCCCTGATAAGAGAGCACCGGCCACGAGTAGTCCTGGGTGGAAACGGCGCCTGGGAGGTCATGGGGGAGAAGGTGGATGTCGACCACATCTACCTGGGAGAGGGCGAGAGCGATTTTCCCGAGATCTGCCGGCAGATCATAAGAGGAGAGAACGTTCCGGAGGTGTTGCGGGGATCGGCGGTGCCTGGGGATAAGATACCGGTAAACAGAGGAGCGACCATTGGCGGAATTGTGGAGATCGGCAGGGGCTGCTGGAGAGGATGCGCCTTCTGCTCGCCCACCATGCGCTCTGTGCGCCACAGGCCTATTGAAAATATTCTTAAAGACGTGCGGGTGAACCTGGAATGCGGCCAAGAGGATATCATCCTCCACAGCGAGGACGTCTTCTCCTATGGCTCCAAAGGCACAAGGCCGAATGAAAAGAAGATGACTGAGCTCGTGACCGAAGTCAAGAAGCTGGGGCCGAAGACGATGGACTTCTCCCATCTCAGCCTGGCCTCGGTCCACTCCAACCAGGGTCTATTAAGAGAGATCTCCAAGATCGTGGGCATAGGCTCGGATCAGAACCACATGTCTGCCTGGATAGGGATAGAGACGGGGAGCTGCCGCATCCTGAAGATGCATATGCCCCAAAAGGCGCTTCCTGGAGAGACGGAGAACTGGCCCCAGATCGTAGAGGACTGCTACCGCCTCTTCGACGAGGAATCCTGGCTTCCCGTGGCCAGCCTGGTTTTGGGCCTGCCTGGAGAGACGGCAGAGGATGTCATCCGGACCACGGAGCTGGTGGAGTCTCTGAAAGATTACACCGGCCTAATGCTCCCCCTCTTTTTCACCACCATCGCCGAGACGAAACTGGGCGGCACAAGGGGCTTTTCAAAGGCCGATGCCTTGCCCGAGCACTGGCATCTGGTAGGTCTGTGTCTTGAGTACAACCTAAAGCATTTGAAGAAGCTGCACCAGCTATACAAAGAGAGGATGACTGCAGGACCACTGGTTCACGCTGCCTTGACCGGAGTGAACTTGATCGCAGACGTCGCACTTAATAAATATCTGAAGAGAATGAAAAGAGGCGAGCCGCCCAACTGA
- a CDS encoding homocysteine biosynthesis protein yields MQEKSLSEINERIRNGSARVVTAEEMPDLVDELGTAGAVREVDVVTTGTFGAMCSSGVFLNLGHSDPPIKIARAYLNRVEAYGGIAAVDLFLGATQPSEDRGIEYGGAHVMEDLVIGKQIEVEAHGSPSDCYPQMDLETSLRLEDFNQATVVNPRNAYQRYNAATNSSDRTMHTYMGTLLPGLGNVHYSGAGVLSPLSNDPGFEYIGVGTRIFLAGAQGYVIGAGTQHNPENGFSTLMVTGDLKRMNNSFLRAATFHKYGPSLYLGIGIPIPMLNERLAKSTAVRDSDITVPVQDYGIQRRDKPSVRMVSYEELKSGTIDLGGKEVSCSPLSSFQMAREVARTLKEQVERGEFLLSQAAEPLSRVGSSRPMKQTKESPNVGDVMSRDVVTVFEDIPVEKAAKLIISGSFDHLPVVSRDGRLIGIITAWDISKAVASGKPSRIAEIMTRRVHSVRLDEPIELAARTLDTHSISALPVVDREHKVIGMITSNHLSRLLARRR; encoded by the coding sequence GTGCAAGAGAAGTCGTTATCGGAGATCAACGAACGCATTCGCAACGGCTCGGCCCGCGTTGTTACGGCTGAGGAGATGCCAGATCTCGTGGATGAGCTGGGCACGGCGGGAGCGGTGCGTGAGGTGGATGTCGTCACCACTGGTACCTTCGGCGCCATGTGCTCTTCCGGGGTTTTTCTCAATTTGGGCCATAGCGATCCTCCCATAAAGATCGCCCGCGCCTATCTGAACAGGGTGGAGGCCTATGGGGGCATCGCCGCCGTCGACCTCTTCTTAGGAGCGACCCAGCCCTCTGAGGACCGGGGGATCGAGTATGGCGGGGCGCATGTTATGGAGGACCTGGTAATTGGAAAGCAGATTGAGGTCGAGGCTCATGGATCTCCCTCGGACTGCTACCCTCAGATGGATCTGGAGACCAGCCTCAGGCTGGAGGACTTCAACCAGGCCACAGTGGTCAATCCCCGCAATGCCTATCAGCGTTACAATGCCGCTACCAACTCCTCCGACCGGACGATGCACACCTACATGGGCACCCTCCTTCCGGGTCTTGGCAATGTCCATTACAGCGGTGCAGGGGTGCTCTCTCCCCTCTCCAACGATCCGGGCTTCGAGTACATCGGGGTAGGTACGCGCATCTTCCTGGCGGGGGCTCAGGGCTATGTCATAGGCGCGGGAACCCAGCATAATCCTGAGAATGGCTTCTCCACTCTGATGGTCACCGGCGACCTTAAGAGGATGAACAACAGCTTCCTGCGGGCAGCAACATTTCATAAATATGGCCCCAGCCTTTACCTGGGGATAGGAATTCCCATACCGATGTTAAATGAGAGGCTCGCCAAGAGCACTGCCGTGCGGGACAGCGATATCACCGTCCCGGTGCAGGACTATGGCATCCAGCGCAGGGATAAGCCCTCGGTGAGGATGGTCAGCTATGAGGAGCTGAAGTCGGGCACGATCGACCTGGGGGGCAAAGAGGTCTCCTGCTCTCCTCTATCCAGCTTCCAGATGGCAAGAGAGGTTGCCCGGACATTAAAGGAGCAGGTGGAGCGGGGCGAGTTCCTGCTCAGCCAGGCAGCAGAACCCCTATCCCGGGTGGGAAGCAGCCGGCCCATGAAGCAGACCAAGGAGTCGCCCAATGTGGGAGATGTCATGAGCAGGGATGTGGTTACCGTCTTTGAGGATATCCCGGTGGAGAAGGCGGCAAAGCTGATCATCAGCGGCAGCTTCGACCATCTGCCGGTGGTCTCCCGGGATGGAAGGCTGATCGGCATTATAACTGCCTGGGATATATCCAAAGCGGTGGCCAGCGGAAAACCATCCCGCATAGCGGAGATCATGACCCGTCGGGTCCATTCGGTCCGCTTGGATGAGCCAATTGAGCTCGCTGCCCGCACCCTGGATACTCATAGCATCTCTGCCCTGCCGGTGGTGGACAGAGAGCATAAGGTGATAGGAATGATTACCAGCAATCATCTCTCTCGCCTCTTGGCCCGGAGGCGATAG
- a CDS encoding DUF2551 domain-containing protein has protein sequence MESAEERIQERLRNYLKRDGVGIRKAVLKLFLSDGAYTTEDVFTYLAKEGFDVSYRGVSAMVGLMNTRLGILSIDVSGDHNVYSLKGDHKGVVRSVLENY, from the coding sequence ATGGAGAGCGCGGAAGAACGAATCCAGGAAAGACTGAGGAATTATCTTAAGCGAGATGGCGTGGGAATCCGGAAGGCGGTCTTGAAGCTTTTCCTAAGCGATGGTGCCTATACCACGGAGGACGTCTTCACCTATCTCGCGAAGGAGGGCTTTGACGTCAGCTACCGAGGGGTTTCGGCGATGGTCGGGCTCATGAACACTCGCCTGGGCATTTTGAGCATTGATGTCTCTGGGGATCACAACGTTTACTCCCTAAAGGGGGACCACAAAGGAGTGGTGAGGTCTGTTTTGGAGAATTATTGA
- a CDS encoding radical SAM protein translates to MPFSLITVLMPLPLCSADSTKLIIQPTFPAIMLQWQSDSVGSIYNYLSPGCQICRQGAGLVLFVTGRCERGCFYCPISEDRRGKDVAYADEQPVGELADILSEGRAIGALGTGITGGEPLLRLDYVLDCIRALKEEFGSEHHIHLYTGILPNRSVLKRLVRAGLDEIRFHPPDEEWSDPVGLKEVLEEAKALGLQAGVEIPAYKPAPQIVHAVREADAFLNLNELEFSETNFSRLMEEGFLPLDLGCGAEGSEEMARGYLLDDIKVHYCPSRFKDAVQLRERLRRRAERTSRPLDYITEEGTIIHGIIEGKEGDLKSALGIIDGLEVPAEMYSCLEGRIEIAAWILEEICPDLEGCKCDLCIIERYPLQDGPVVERIPL, encoded by the coding sequence ATGCCCTTCTCTCTGATAACCGTTTTGATGCCGCTGCCCCTGTGCTCAGCCGATTCCACAAAATTGATAATCCAACCCACCTTTCCTGCAATCATGCTCCAGTGGCAATCCGATTCTGTGGGATCGATCTACAACTACCTCTCCCCTGGCTGCCAGATCTGTCGGCAGGGGGCGGGCCTGGTCCTCTTCGTCACTGGCCGGTGCGAACGGGGCTGCTTTTACTGCCCAATCTCCGAGGATCGAAGGGGAAAGGATGTGGCATATGCCGATGAGCAGCCGGTGGGAGAGCTGGCTGATATCCTGAGCGAGGGCAGGGCCATCGGCGCCCTGGGCACGGGGATCACGGGAGGAGAGCCCCTCTTAAGGCTGGACTATGTCTTGGATTGCATCCGGGCATTGAAGGAGGAGTTCGGAAGCGAGCACCATATCCACCTCTACACCGGCATTCTGCCCAACAGATCTGTCCTGAAGAGGCTGGTAAGAGCCGGCCTGGATGAGATCCGCTTCCATCCGCCTGATGAGGAATGGTCTGATCCAGTCGGACTAAAGGAGGTCCTGGAGGAGGCAAAGGCATTGGGATTGCAGGCTGGGGTGGAGATCCCGGCATATAAGCCAGCGCCCCAGATCGTTCATGCCGTCCGAGAAGCAGATGCCTTTCTGAACCTAAATGAGCTTGAGTTCTCAGAGACCAACTTCTCTCGTCTAATGGAAGAGGGTTTTTTGCCCCTGGACCTGGGCTGCGGTGCAGAAGGCAGCGAAGAGATGGCCCGAGGCTATCTATTGGATGACATCAAGGTGCATTACTGTCCCTCCCGCTTCAAGGATGCTGTGCAGCTGAGAGAGAGACTGCGACGCCGGGCGGAGAGGACATCCCGGCCGCTGGACTACATCACAGAAGAGGGAACCATAATCCACGGCATAATTGAGGGTAAGGAGGGTGATCTAAAGTCAGCGCTGGGGATCATCGATGGGCTGGAGGTGCCTGCTGAAATGTACTCCTGCCTGGAAGGAAGGATCGAGATCGCCGCCTGGATTCTGGAGGAGATATGCCCGGATCTAGAGGGCTGCAAATGCGATCTTTGTATAATTGAGAGGTATCCTCTGCAGGATGGACCGGTCGTGGAGAGAATACCTTTATAA